The Amycolatopsis methanolica 239 nucleotide sequence ATCATCCTCGCGGTGCACGGGCTGCTGAACACCTTCGGCGTGCGGCTGGTGGCCGTGCTGAACAACGTCAGCGTGTGGTGGCACCTGGCCGGCGTCCTGGTGATCGTCGGGGTGCTGGTGTTCGTGCCCGAGAAGCACCAGTCCGCGTCGTTCGTGTTCGGCCACTTCGTGAACAACACCGGCTGGGGTTTCGCGCCGTACGTGTTCGCGCTCGGGCTGCTGGTCGCGCAGTACACGCTCACCGGTTACGACGCCTCGGCGCACATGACGGAGGAGACGAAGAACGCGGCGACGGCGGGCCCGCGCGGAATCGTCAACTCGATCCTGGTGTCGCTCGTCGCGGGCTGGATCCTGTTGCTGGGCCTCACCTTCGCGATCCAGGACTACGACGGCGCGGTCAACTCCCCGACCGGGGTGCCGCCCGCGCAGATCTTCCTCGACACCGCGGGCGCGACCACCGGGAAGTTCCTGCTGCTGATCGCGATCGGCGCGCAGCTGTTCTGCGGGATGGCGTCGGTGACGGCGAACTCGCGGATGATCTACGCGTTCGCCCGGGACGGCGCGATCCCGGGATCCCGCGTGTGGCACCGCATCAACAAGCGCACCCGCACGCCGACGAACTCGGTGTGGCTGGCCGCGGCCGGGGCGCTGGTCCTCGCGCTGCCCTACCTGTGGAGCGCCACCGCGTACGCCGCGGTCACCTCGATCGCGACCGTCGGGCTGTACGTCGCCTACGTCATCCCGGTGTTCCTGCGGGTACGCAGGGGCGCGGAGTTCGAGCGCGGACCGTGGCACCTGGGGCGGTGGGGCCGCCCGGTCGGCGTCGTCGCGACTGCGTGGGTCGCGGTCATCTTCGTGTTGTTCATGCTGCCGCAGGCCTACCCGGTCACGGTCGGCACGTTCAACTACACGCCGATCGCGTTCCTCGTCGTGCTCGGCGGCGCGGCGGTGTGGTGGTTCGCCTCGGCGCGCCGGTGGTTCACCGGCCCGAAGGTGCAGGGCACGCCTGCCGAACTGGCAGCCGTCGAAGAGGATCTGCGAGCGGTGTGACGATGCGATACGGATTCGTGGGCGCCGGCGAGATCACCGCCGCGATCGTGGAGGGCCTGAGCACGGGCGACGATCCGCCGGAGGTGTTCCTGTCGCCGCGCGGGCGCGCCGTGTCGGCCGCGCTCGCCGAGCGGTTCCCGAACGTGCGGGTGTGCGCGAGCAACCAGGAGGTGCTGGACCACGCGCCGGTGGTCGTGCTCGGGGTGCCCGCCCCGGTCGCGCGGGACGTGCTGGCAGAGCTGGCGTTCCGGCTGGAGCACGTGCTGGTCAGCGCGACGTCCGGAGTGCCGGTGGAGCGGCTGCGCGCGTGGTCCGCACCGGCGGGCGAGGTGGTCCGGTCCATCCCGCTGCCCCAGGCCACGCGGCGCCGCAGCCTGACCGTGGTGTACCCGGAGAACGCGGCGGCGCGCGAGCTTTTCACACGCGTGGGCAGTGTGCTGGTGCCCGGCGACGAGGCGGCGCTGGAGACGTTCCTCGGCGCGACCGCGACGTTCGCCGCGCACCTGGACTACCTGGCGACCGTCGTGGACTGGATGGCCGGGCAGGGCGTCGACCACGACGCGGCCAACGCCTTCGTGACGCACGTCTTCGGCGAGCTGGGCCGCTCGCTGCTCGAACGGCCGGACTCGCTGACCGTGATGGCCGCCCGGCACACCACGCCGGGCGGCCTGAACGAGCAGTTCCGGGACGACCTGCGTGGCGACGACGTGCCGGACGCGGTGCGGCGCGCGCTGGACCGGATCCTCGCCCGCGCGCGGGAGTGACCGCCGTTTCGACACGCGTCCCCAGCGCGGGCAAGATCGTCACCAGGCCGACTGGTGACGAGGGGGAAGCGTGTCCGGCATCCACGACATCGAGGTGGTCGTCTTCGACCTGCTCGGCACGCTGGTCGACGAGCCGTCCGGGCTGCGGGCGGCGATCCGCGAGGCGGCCCCGGCCGCCGGGGACGAACTCCTCGCCGTGTGGCAGGAGCACATCGAGGCCGAGCAGGCGCGCATCGGGCGGGGCGAACGCGCCTACGCCGGCTCCGAGGTCCTCGACGCCAAAGCCGCCCGGCTGGTGGCCGGCCGCGCGGGGATCACCGATCCAGCGGTGATCGCCCGGCTGGCCGGCGCGGGACCGCCGCTCCCCGCGTGGCCCGACTCCGCCGGCGGTCTCGAACAGCTGTCCGGCCGGTTCCCCGTGCTCGCCCTGTCCAACGCGAGCCACGCCGCCCTGCTGCGGCTCAACGCGCACGCCGGGTTGCGCTGGCACCAGGCCCTGTCCAGCGCCGACGTGCGGGCCTACAAGCCGGCGCCGGAGATCTACCGGCACGCCATCGACGTCGCCGGCCGCGCGCCGGAGCGGGTCCTGATGGTCGCCGCCCACGCCTGGGACCTGCGTGGCGCCCAGGCGTGGGCATGCGGACCGCCTACGTGCACCGCCCGGTCGGGGACGCGCCCACGGGGTCCGACTCGTTCGACCTGCAAGTGGACGGGCTGGCCGGGCTGGTCACCGCGCTCACGGCGGGCTGAGGGGGCTCGTCTCCGGCGGCCGCCGGCCGCAGGTGCGCCGGCGGCTCGTGCAAGCACATCAGGACAGCGCCGCGGACGTGGTGGCCTCCCAGACGAACCCGTCCGGGTCGGTGAACGAGCCGCCGCCACCGCCGATGGCGATGCGGTGCGCGCCGTCTCCCTCCGGGGGCACCCCGGCGTCCTTGGCCAGCGCGCGGCGGCGGTACAGACCCAGCTTGATCGGGCCTTCCCCGGCGGCGAACTCGACGTACATGCGGGCGAAGCTCTTCGCCACGGTGAAGCCGTGGTCGGTGTAGAACTTGCGGCTCGCGGCCACGTCGGACACGCCCAGCAAAAGCACGATGTTCTGCACCTCGCGGGAGGCGGGGCGGGTGTCCTTCTTCGCCGGGGTGGCGACCTTCCAGATCGTGCCGTCCGGGGCCTGGACGACGCCGCCGCAACCCCACATGTTCTTGGCGACGGGCTTGCGGACGGTGGCGCCCGCGTCCACCGCGGACTGGAACAGCAGCTCCACGTCGGCGGGCTGGGACACGATCAGCGAGAGGGTGAAGCCGCGGAAGCCGGTGGTCTGCTCCTGGGCGGCCCGCACGCGGAGCCGGGAGCCGAGCCCGAAAGCGGCGGTGTAGAAGCGCTCGGCGGCCGCGGTGTCGGCCACCTCCAGGGTGATGGTGTGGGTCGAGGTCATGACAGGAACGGTATTCGCCGCGCCCTGACCTGCGCTTCTCGATTCCTGACCGGTTCACCGCGGGTCGCCGGCGACCTCCCGCAGCTGGTGCCGCCCGCTCGCGCCGAGCTCCGGGTAGGCGTTGTGCAGGTGCGAGCTCACGGTGCGCGGCGACAGGAACAGCTGGTCGGCGATCTCGCGGTTGCGCAGGCCGCGCGCGCATGCTTGACCAGGCCCAGTGTGGGTACCCACTTCCGCCAACCCGGCAGGAGGACCCGATGTCGACGAGCGAGACCGGGCACGTCACGGGCACGCGGGACAAGGATTACAACATCATCTGGTTCGTCGAGGCCTGCCTCAGCAACACGCTGCGGCTGGAGCGGTACATCGCCGACGCCAAGCGGGATGGCGACACCGAACTGGCCGAGTTCTTCCGCCGCGCGCGGGGCGAGAGCCGCACGGGGGCCGAGCAGGGGAAGGCCCTGCTGCGGCAGCGCCTCGCCGACGGGGGCACGTCGTCGGTCGACGAGACCGGCCTCGGGCCCACCGACGAGGCGGTCGGCTGACCGGCAGGCGCGCCCGGGTCCAGGATGTGCACGACCTGGCCATGGCGATGCCGCACGTCCAGCGCGTCGAAGGCACCCGGGGCAGGCCCGTCTACCAGGTCGGCGGCCGGTCGTTCGTGTTCTTCCGCAACCCACGGCCGGACGCCGCCGACCCGGTGACCGGTGAGCGCTACCCCGACGTGATCGTGTTCTGGGTCCGCTTCGAGGCCGACAAGGAGGCCCTCGTCGCCGACGAGCGCTCGCCGTTCTTCACCACGCCCCACTTCCGCGGGCACCCGTCGGTGCTGCTGCTGGAGGCGGATGTGGGCCGGCTCGGCTACGACGAGCTGGCCGAGGTCGTCCAGGACGCGTGGCTGGCCCGCGCGTCGCCCCGCCGGGCCAGCGCCTGGCTCGCGGCGCACGGGCTGCCCACCCCGGACTAGGTCCTGTCCGGGAGCACGTCGGCCACCTACCTGCCCCGGCACCGCAGCGGCGGATCGAGGTGGCGGCGACCCCCGCCGGGCACCACCGCGGCGCCCGAGCAGCCGGGGCGGAACCGCAAGCGGCGGTCCCCGCAGGAGCTGCGCCGGCGAGCAGCTGTCATGGATGTTCGGTGGCGGTGAGGCCGGTACGATTCGGTCTTACCACCGTGGCCTGCGTCCGCGATGCTGTGGATGTGGAGTACGTGTCCAGAGTGCCGCGGCCGCCGCTGGACGGGCTGATCGACGACCTCTACTACCTGGCGGGCGCGCCGCCGTACGCCCGGCTGACGCTGCCGCCGGCGCCGTCGGCGCTGCTCGTCGTCAACCTCGGGGCGCCGTTCCGCATCCGCGCCGGCGCCGACATCGAGACGGCCTCCTACGCCGACGGCTGCGTGCTCACCACGCCCACCCGCGCGCTGGAGTTCGGCTACCCACCCTGGACCTCGTCCGTCGGCGTGCACTTCAAGCCGTGGGGGCTGGCGCCGTTCCTGCCGATGCCCGCGGCCGAGCTGTGCGACCGGCCGGTGACGGTGGAGCAAGTGTGGGGCCGGCCCGCCGTCGCCGAACTCCAGGACCGGCTGGCCACCGCGGACGGACCGCACGAGATGCTGACGCTGCTCGAGGAGGAGCTGCGGCGACGGCTGCGCGAGACCGCAGGCCTGGGGCTGGTCCGCCACACGAGCAGCGTCATCGCGGCGGCAGGCGGGGCCGTGGCGATCGGCGACCTGACCGTGGCAGCCGGTATCAGCAGCACCCATCTGGCGCACCGGTTCAAGCAGCTCGTCGGCGTCACGCCGAAGCGGCTGGCCCGCACCCACCGCCTCCTCGCCACCGTGTTCGCGATCGACCCCGCCGGGCCGGTCGACTGGGGCGGCCTCGCCGCCGCCGCGGGCTACTTCGACCAGGCCCACTTCGGCCACGAACTGCGGGAGTTCACCGGGCTCACGCCGACCCGGTACCTCGAAGTCCGGCGGCGGTTCCTGCGCGAACACCCCGGCCACGCGCTGGAGGGCTGGCCGCTGCCCGCCGATTGATTTCTTACAAGAGCCGCGGCTCACGACCCGCTAGTTTCCGGGGCACCCAAGCAGAGGAGGCGAGCCCCGTGGGCAAGGTGGTCATGTACAGCTCGGTGTCAGTGGACGGCTTCATCGCGGACAAAAACGACCAGCCCGGACCGCTGTTCGACTGGCTGACCAGCGGTGACGTCCCCTTGGACGACAGCGGGGCGGTGAAGGTGTCGCAGACTTCCTACGACTACACGCGGGCGTACTGGGACCAGATTGGGGTGACCATCGCCGGCCGCCACGTCTTCGACCTCACCGACGGCTGGGACGGGAAGCCCCCGGGCGGGATCGACCACGTGGTCGTCGTGACGCACCGGCCGCCGCCCGAGGGCTGGGACGCCGGGGCGCCGTTCCACTTCGTCGACGGTGTCGAGGCGGCCATCGCCAAGGCGCAGGAGCTCGCGGGCGACCGCCTGGTCGAGGTCGCCGCCGGTGACGTCGGCGGCCAGGTGCTCGCCGCGGGCCTGGTCGACGAGGTGCGCATGGACGTCGTCCCCGTGGTGTTCGGGTCCGGCAAGCGCTACTTCGGGCCGGTCGACGCGCAGCACCTGCTGGAGGATCCCGAGGTGGTCATCCAGGGCAACCGGGTGCTGCACCTGCGCTACCGGGTGCGCCGCTGACCGCGCGTCACCCCGCGTCGCGGGGCCCGGCGGCGCGGCGCAGCCGGTTGGCGATCGCAAGACCAAGCCCCTCCTCCGGCGGCAGGGACGCCACCACGAGGTCGCAGCCCCGCTGGTCGAACTCGCGCAGGAACCCGTAGAGGCCGCGCGCGTAGGCGGCCATCGAGCCGGGGACCGGCACCACCGCGTGCACCGCCGCGGGACCGTCGCCGGACGAAGGCGGCAGCAGGACACCCGCCTTGTGTCCCTGCTCCTGCGCGAGCTCCGCTTCGACGACGACCTTTTCCGGCTCGACCAGCACGACCCGCGCCTGCGGCGCGTAGTGCGAGGGGTGCTGGCCCGGCACCCGGACGTGGCTCGTCGACGGGACCGCGACGGGCCGCCCCAGCACCGCTTCGAGGTCCTCGCGCGTCACCCCACCGGGCCGCAGGACGCTCGGGGTCTCGCCGGTGACGTCGACGATGGTCGA carries:
- a CDS encoding amino acid permease encodes the protein MDSDSTRLHQLGYAQELRRTMSAFSNFAVSFTIISILSGCLTLYGFGLDTGGPAAMVWGWPLVGVFVVLVGLGMAEVCSSYPTAGGLYYWAAKLAPRRSAAAWSWFTGWFNLIGQVAVTAGIDFGAALFLNAFLDLQFGFAATPGHTILLLAIILAVHGLLNTFGVRLVAVLNNVSVWWHLAGVLVIVGVLVFVPEKHQSASFVFGHFVNNTGWGFAPYVFALGLLVAQYTLTGYDASAHMTEETKNAATAGPRGIVNSILVSLVAGWILLLGLTFAIQDYDGAVNSPTGVPPAQIFLDTAGATTGKFLLLIAIGAQLFCGMASVTANSRMIYAFARDGAIPGSRVWHRINKRTRTPTNSVWLAAAGALVLALPYLWSATAYAAVTSIATVGLYVAYVIPVFLRVRRGAEFERGPWHLGRWGRPVGVVATAWVAVIFVLFMLPQAYPVTVGTFNYTPIAFLVVLGGAAVWWFASARRWFTGPKVQGTPAELAAVEEDLRAV
- a CDS encoding NAD(P)-binding domain-containing protein, with product MRYGFVGAGEITAAIVEGLSTGDDPPEVFLSPRGRAVSAALAERFPNVRVCASNQEVLDHAPVVVLGVPAPVARDVLAELAFRLEHVLVSATSGVPVERLRAWSAPAGEVVRSIPLPQATRRRSLTVVYPENAAARELFTRVGSVLVPGDEAALETFLGATATFAAHLDYLATVVDWMAGQGVDHDAANAFVTHVFGELGRSLLERPDSLTVMAARHTTPGGLNEQFRDDLRGDDVPDAVRRALDRILARARE
- a CDS encoding VOC family protein, yielding MTSTHTITLEVADTAAAERFYTAAFGLGSRLRVRAAQEQTTGFRGFTLSLIVSQPADVELLFQSAVDAGATVRKPVAKNMWGCGGVVQAPDGTIWKVATPAKKDTRPASREVQNIVLLLGVSDVAASRKFYTDHGFTVAKSFARMYVEFAAGEGPIKLGLYRRRALAKDAGVPPEGDGAHRIAIGGGGGSFTDPDGFVWEATTSAALS
- a CDS encoding helix-turn-helix domain-containing protein, which produces MGTHTGPGQACARGLRNREIADQLFLSPRTVSSHLHNAYPELGASGRHQLREVAGDPR
- a CDS encoding MmcQ/YjbR family DNA-binding protein, whose translation is MHDLAMAMPHVQRVEGTRGRPVYQVGGRSFVFFRNPRPDAADPVTGERYPDVIVFWVRFEADKEALVADERSPFFTTPHFRGHPSVLLLEADVGRLGYDELAEVVQDAWLARASPRRASAWLAAHGLPTPD
- a CDS encoding helix-turn-helix domain-containing protein translates to MPRPPLDGLIDDLYYLAGAPPYARLTLPPAPSALLVVNLGAPFRIRAGADIETASYADGCVLTTPTRALEFGYPPWTSSVGVHFKPWGLAPFLPMPAAELCDRPVTVEQVWGRPAVAELQDRLATADGPHEMLTLLEEELRRRLRETAGLGLVRHTSSVIAAAGGAVAIGDLTVAAGISSTHLAHRFKQLVGVTPKRLARTHRLLATVFAIDPAGPVDWGGLAAAAGYFDQAHFGHELREFTGLTPTRYLEVRRRFLREHPGHALEGWPLPAD
- a CDS encoding dihydrofolate reductase family protein, which translates into the protein MGKVVMYSSVSVDGFIADKNDQPGPLFDWLTSGDVPLDDSGAVKVSQTSYDYTRAYWDQIGVTIAGRHVFDLTDGWDGKPPGGIDHVVVVTHRPPPEGWDAGAPFHFVDGVEAAIAKAQELAGDRLVEVAAGDVGGQVLAAGLVDEVRMDVVPVVFGSGKRYFGPVDAQHLLEDPEVVIQGNRVLHLRYRVRR